The genomic stretch GTAGATTTGAATCGAATATAATGAAAGTTGTGCGCCAGGAAAATTCTGGTGCCAGTTCTGCTAGAAATAATGCATTGCGTATAGCTCAAGGGGATTACATACAATGGATTGATTCGGATGATATATTGTTTTACGATAAAATATCAAAACAGATGGATGTTGCGAAAGCAATGAATAATAATAAAATATTATACTCATCATCTTTTGGTTCATTTTATTATCGAACAAATAATGCAAAATTTATATCAACATCTATATGGAGTGATCAAAAACCAGTAGATTGGATTATAAGAAAATTTACCGAAAATGTTTGGATGTTTCCTGCCGCATGGTTAATTCCGCGTGAATTAATTACAGATGCGGGGATTTGGGATACAAGATTGTCTTTAGACGATGATGGTGAATATGCTTGTAGATTAGTCTCTTGTAGCAATATTGTTAAATTTGTTTCAGCATCAAAATGTTTTTATCGAATCGGTAATTTTGGAAGCCTGAGTCAGCAACGATCGAAAAAAGCCTTAGATTCATTGGCGTTATCTACTGAATTGTCCGTAGAGACATTATTAAAACTTGAAGACTCTCCAAGAACTCGCGAGGCATGTTCCAAGCTTGTTATGAGGAGATTTAAAAATGTATTTTGCCCGGATCGCATCGACATCTTTTACAGGTTGATGAAATTTGCTAGTAGAAAAAATATATTTTTGGAGGAAGAAGAAATAAGAAAATATATGGAAAAAAAATCATTTTTTTCAAAAAATATTAAATCGTTAAAAATATTAAATAAAAAAATAAGTGTAGGCTTTTATCGAAATATGGATAAACTATTGTATGATTTGAAGAAACAACAAAATACCTGAATCCAGATTATAAAATTTATATTATACGATCGCAACCGGAGGTATAATATATTATGATTGGTTTACAAGTTAATTATAAAAATAATATATTTGTTTATATACGAGGAGGCACATGGACTTAAGTATAAATAGGACTGTAGCCTATGATTGCAAATATTATGTTGGTGATCGGCCATGCATTTGGCATAAGAGAAATAAGGTCTTATGTACATGTCAACATTACGATCCCCTAAAAGGAAACCTGCTAATCATCAAGTTGGATGCAATGGGGGATGTACTGAGGACATCCTGTCTGTTGCCGGTCATCAGCAAGGTATGGCCTGGTATGAGAGTGACTTGGATCACTCGGGCGGAGTCGATTCAACTCTTGGCGAACAATCCATATATCACTGAAATATTGCCATACGGGACGGATGCCTTGGTGCATTTGGCCGCCAGGACTTTTGATAAAGTGATAAATCTCGACGCAGGTAGAATCTCTGCCGCGCTTGCATCCATGGCGAATGCAAAAGAAAAAATTGGATACATCGTGAGCGATGAAGGTTACGTTATCGGAACGAACCCCGCGGCGGAAGTTTGGTTGAAAATGGGAGTTTTCGATGATCTCAAGAAGGCGAATCAACGCACTTATCAGGAGATCATGTGCTCCATCGCAGGTCTTCCGACGGACGGTATTCGATATGTCTTTGAGCTGACAGAAGAGGAAATCAATAACGGTCGCGACCAACTCCAGAAAATGGGTGTGGATCTCGAGAAGAATATCATCGGGATATTCACTGGAGGGGGAGGGCGATGGGTCCAGAAACAGTGGATAGAGGAGAGATTCATTGATCTTATCTTGAATTTGAAACAGGAACTTGGCCAATCTGCGGTCATACTGTTGATAGGAGGCCCCCAGGAGAAGGAGCAAAACCAAAGAATATCGAGCAGGGTGCAGGGACGTGCAGTGGATGTTGGGTGTGACAATACCGTTCGCCACGTCGCGTCATTAATCCGATCATGTACGGTCCTTCTTTCCGGCGATTCCCTGCCTATGCACGTAGCTCTCTCGATGGGGCGGCGAGTCGTCGTTCTTTTTGGGCCGACGAGCCATTCAGAGATCGAACTTTTCGGGCTCGGAGAAAAAGTGTTCGCGGACCTGGATTGCCTTGTATGCTACAAGCAGGTCTGCGATTGCAAGCCGAACTGCATGGAATTGATCACGGTTGACATGGTGAAGCAGGCGATCCTTCGGCAATTGTCCCTGTCCTAATGAAGGTCTCTCTATTGACGGGTGGTGGAGACAGGCCGTATGCACTCGGGCTTCTCTCTTGTTTGCTATCTAAAGACATTCATGTAGATTTCATCGGAAGCGATGAGCTTTTCGACCGGAATCTCATGAATCACCCGAAAGTCTTTTTCCTTAATCTGCGGGGCGACCAGAGACCGGATGCTTCCCGATGGAATAAAATCATTCGGGTCGCAAAATATTACAGGAAACTTATCGAATATGCTTACAAGACGGATTCCGGTTTGTTTCACATCATTTGGCTGAATAAGTTCATTTATTTCGATCGGGTTGTGATGAATTATTACTACAAGGTTCTAGGAAAAAAAATCGTTCACACGGCCCATAATATCGATCAGCAGGAAAGAGACGGGAAAAGCGACATTCTGAACCGGTTTACATTGAGAATCATGTATAACTTGTTGGATCATATATTTGTCCACACCAAAAAAATGAAGGGACAATTAGTCGAGCAATTCGGGGTGGACGAAAAGAAGATCTCGGTGATTCCTTTCGGCATCAACGACACGATTCCTACCACTCATTTGACGAAAATCCAGGCAAGACAGAAGTTGGAAATAAGGGACGGAGAAAAAGTCCTTCTGTTTTTCGGGAATATCGCACCATATAAGGGATTGGAATATTTAGTGTTGGCCATGCCGATTCTCAAGGAAAAACTTGGTCACATCAAATTGATCATCGCAGGCAGGGTCAAGAATTGTAATTCCTATTGGGAAAAAAATCAGGAAATGATAGTAAAAAACAAATTAGAAGATTGTGTTCTTGCAAGAACGGAATTTATACCGGATGAGGACGTGGAAATATATTTTAAAGCAGCTGATGCTTTGATCCTGCCATATAGGAGTATATATCAAAGCGGGGTACTTTTCCTTTCGTATAATTTCGGCCTTCCCGTTATTGCAACGGATGTTGGATCCTTGCGGGAGGACATTATCGAAGGGGAAACCGGATATTTGTGTCCACCGGAAGATCCGAATAGCTTGGCTTTGAGCATTATTAATTATTATGAAAGCCGTCTGTATAAAGAAATTGAAACAAATAAATATAAAATAAAAAACTTTGCAAAAGAAAAATATTCTTGGAGTAAAATTGGTGATATAACAATTTCAGCTTATAATATGTATGTATAAAATGTTGACTAATAAAAATAATATTTTCAACCATGAAGCCATAAATTTAAAAAAATATAGGATTTGTATGTTTACTGCCAGAAATATTAAGAAAAATGTTTATCGGAGTGGATTATATGAATGTCAAGACGTTCTATGCGAGTTGGATGATGTTGAATTGATCAATCTGGAGCCAGGAATGGCCTATAATCTAAAAGAAAAAATTCAGAAATACATCATTTGGAATGACTTTACAAATATTATTGTCTCAAAAAATATGGCATATCAAGAAGTCAAGCTCAAGAAAGAATATGATCTGTTCATTGCCCATTGCGCAGATATATATGATCTGCTTCAAGTTCCTGCCATTCGCGGATGGAAAAATCATTGCAGAACCAGCATCTGCTGGATTGACGAATTATGGATTAAGAATCTTCCAAAATACAAACATTGGTTATCTGCGTTAAAAAATTTTGATCATATCATATTAGGACTGAACGGTACAGTTGAAGCGATCAGTAACTTATTAGAGCGCCCTTGTTATTGGATTCCCAGCGGAGTCGACGCGATTCGTTTCAGTCCCTTTCCTCATTCTCCAACTCGAGTAATTGATATTTGCAACATCGGCCGTATATGGGAGGGGATTCACCAAGCAATGATAAAACTTGCTGCAGAAAAAAAATTATTTTACGTGTACGACACATTTCATGTAAGCGATACGGAGACAAAAAATTATCGACAACATCGGGAGATGATTGCCAACATGGCGAAGCGAAGCAAATATTTTTTTGTTGCGCCTGCGAAAATGAATTTGTTCAAAGAAACCGATGGTCAAATTGAAGTTGGTTCCAGATATTACGAGGCGTCCGCTGCAGGAGCCGTGATGTTGGGGAATGTTCCGGATTGTGAATCTTTTCGTTCATCCTTCAATTGGCCAGATGCAGTTATTGAAATCAATCCTGATGGTTCTGATGTTTCAGAAGTTATTTTAAGTCTTTCTGCCCAGCCGGAACGTCTTCTGGAAATCAGCCGAAGAAATGCATCAGAAGCGCTTCTGCGCCATGATTGGGTATATCGATGGAGAAGTGTTTTAGATATTGCTGGCCTTAAACCAACTCCGGCAATGGAGATCCGAGAGAATAAATTGAAATTAATAGCTGAACAAATATAAAGTTAAATTCTTGATTTGGCGGATGTACTAATCTAACGGAAAATAAATAAGTAACCATGAAAGGGAAATCAAGATAATGCACCATTTAATTGCCGCAACCAAGGGGACGTTGCGACGCCTTATTGTGGCACAATTGAATTTTATGTTTAAAAAGACAGAAAACTTATTGCAAAAACATTCATTAAATCGGATAAATGAGGTAATCCGACGCAACCAAATGCGTCCAAGTAATGGCACCCGTTGGTTGATTTCAGATGAGGCAGCACTTCTGGAAATGCTGGCTTCCTTAATTGTACCCTCTGATGAAGACACACCTGGTGTAAACGAGATGGACGTATTGGGTTCTTCCGTGACGAAAACTATCGAGACGGTGATTGCAGGTTCGACAGTGAGACAAAATCTCTACACAGAAGGGTTAATCGCATTTGACGAACTTGCAGTTAGTATTTATAAGTCGAAGTTTATTGAATTGCCTGTTTCAAAACAGATGGATCTATTGAAATATTTAGGTATATCCGATAAAAATCCATCAAAATCAAGCACATCTATTGGCAAGCTGATGAAAAGACTTAAGGTTCTCCCCAGAATGCGAGATGGTTCCTATCCGGCAATCGAATTGTTTGAGACACTGGTTCAGGATGTATTATCGGCATTTTATACAAGTGAAGTCAGCTGGATCTGGCTGGGTTACGATGGGCCTCCAATGCCCAATGGATATCCAGAGCTTCTCGTTCCCAGAACTGGAAAGGGAACATCGGGTAGTGGGATATTGCGGGATTTAGCTGCTTCCGGGTATGGTATTCCAGCGCCTTATATTCCAAATAAAAAAGAGATTATCGATGTTGTCGTCGTTGGATCTGGCGCGGGGGGGGGAGTTGTTGCAAAAGAACTCGCAGAAGCGGGTCTTTCGGTGGTGGTTATAGAAGCGGGAAAGCGATTTAATCCATTTACTGACTATCCTACCGACAGAACTGATTTCGAAGTTAGGGCAGCGAATGTGTTCGATCCAGACGACAAACGAAGAGATCTCTACACTTTGACCGGTCCGAATTGGTTCATATACAACCGTGCCAAAGGAGTTGGCGGCTCAACATTAAAGTATGTTGGATGTTCTCCCAGATTTCACGAATCGGATTTTCGTGTCTTCTCTGAAGATGGATTGGCAGAGGATTGGCCCATAAATTATGAAGATCTTGAGCCATTCTATTCGCGGGTCGAGTATGAACTTGGAGTTTCTGGACCAACCGATTTAGAGGCCAATCCGTTTGACCCTCCCCGAAGCAAACCCTTTCCTACTGCAGCGCATCGATTTAACATGTCAAGTTTGGTGATAAAACGCGGGGCAGACAAACTTGGATTGCACATGGTTCGTGAACCCCTTGCATTGCCTTCTACGGACTGGAACGACCGGCCAGCTTGCATCAACGCGGGTACCTGCATACGAGGATGTTCGATAACCGCCAAGTCCAGTATTGACGTTACCTATCTTCGAAAGGCCGAGAAAACGAGGCGGGTGGATATCAGGTCTCAGTGTATGGCACATCGAGTTACGGTTGGGACCGATGGAAAAGCACGAGGCGTCGTTTATTTCGATAAGGAAGGACGGGAACATGAGGTGTCTGCAAGAGCGGTCGTGCTTGCAGGGAACGCAGTCGAAACTCCACGACTGCTTCTTCTGAGCAAATCATCTCTGTTTCCTGCCGGCTTGGCGAACTCAAGTGGTTTGGTCGGGAAATATTTCACCGAACACCTCGCTGTCTTCGCACTTGGGCTCTTTTCAGAGCGGATGGATCCGTGGCGTGGTACCCCTACCGGTGGGATGATCCAAGACTACTATGCGACAAAAAAGGCCAACGCGTTCGCGCGTGGTTGGACGATATACGTCTCTTGTAACGAACAATGGCCCCTTTCGACCGCAAAACAAGTACCAGGTTGGGGAGTCGAGCACAAACGGCGGACGAAACAATTATTTGCTCATCAGGTGGGTTTGGCTTCCGTTGGAGAACAACTTCCAGATATTCGGAACCAGGTGACTTTGGATCCTGTCGTTAAAGATCTGTTTGGATTGCCCGTGCCTCGCTTGTCCATCGAGCTTGGTAAAAACGATCGGGCGATGATTAAAGCAATCAAGGAAAGTTTTGTGGACATCTTGAAGGCCGCGGGCGCGATCGAAATATTGGAAAATGAATTAAGACCTGGTGGTTCATGCCATTATTTAGGTACCTGCAGGATGGGCTCCGATCCTCGCAGATCTGTTGTAAATGCATGGGGCCGAACCCATGATGTCCCCAATCTTTTTATTGCTGATGGAAGCGTGTTCGTGACAGGGGCAGCAGTCAATCCGGCGCTTACAATATCCGCCCTGGCAACACGTATAGCCGAAGGTATGACAATTGCTTTTCAGAGAGGCGAACTCTAAGTGGAGAGGTTAAAGAAAAGGGATCTAAAGCACGGTGATCTGGTTGTAGTGAAAAGTGCCAAGGAAATTCTCAATTCCCTCGACGGGGAGGGTTCCTTAGCGTCGCTTCCTTTTATGCCGGAGATGATCCGGTACTGCGGATGTTGCTTTGTGGTTGACAAACGCGCAGACAAGGTTTGCGACTCAATAAACCTGATTCCTGGTAGCAGAAAAATGAGCAACACGGTGCTCCTGGAGGATTTACGTTGTGATGGGTCCGCTCACGATGGATGTCAGGCGGAATGTCGTCTTTTTTGGAAGGAAACCTGGCTGCGTCGTATCGAATCGAATGCCGTCCCGAATCCAAACCGAAGTACGGGGGATGATTTTAAGGAATTAGAAGAACTCACTACCCGCCATATCTTCGAAACTAAAGAAATAAAGGGGCGGCAGGCGAAAATTTATCGATGCCAGGCTACCGAACTCTGCACGGCGTCCACATTGCTCAGTATATGGGATCCACGCCCATATATAAATGAGGTTACAAATCGGAATGTCCCTATAGGGCGCTTTCTGCGAGTCTTTCCTCGTGCTTTCATGGAAGTGCTTCTGCTAAAGATTCGCCGGATATTCCTATATCGCATTCTCGGGAAATCTGATAAATGGATCCAAGTTGCGGGAACCCGCACTGGAAAAGCAATATATGAACCCCTTGGACTTCAACCCGGGGACTGGGTCCAGGTGAAAACAAGAGAGGAAATTATTGCGATTCTGACTCCCGAGGGTAAGGATAGGGGATTGTCGTTCGACAGGGATATGTTTCATTATTGCGGAAAAATTTATCGTGTCAGGAAAAGGGTGGATCGAGTCATCGACGATCGCAACGGACAGATGGTCGAGTTAAAAAGTGACTGCCTGACTCTTGATGGTGTGGTGTGTACGGGGGATCGCAGCGTTTATAAATATTTCTGTCCCCGTGCCGACTATCCATTCTGGCGAGAGAATTGGCTTCGTCGGATAGATATATCAACACACCCAAAGGGAGATACGAAACGATGGCGAATATTCAATTAGTGGCTAGCAGGAAAGTAACTGCTTCCTTCGTATGGAGGATCTATCAGTGAATTTTTCTAGGTCCATAGAATTAATAAGGAAATGCCATTCGATTATTCCGGGGGGGTGCCATACATACAGCAAAGGGGACGATCAATTTCCAGAGGCGGCCCCAAGCTTTATCGTTCGAGGGAAGGGGTGTCATGTCTGGGACGTCGACGGTAATGAATTCATCGAATACGGCATGGGTCTTCGAGCCGTGACACTCGGACATGCTTATCCTCCGGTGGTGGAGGCCGCAAGGAAGCAGATATTGCTGGGGAGCAATTTCACCAGACCTTCCTTGATCGAATATGAACTTGCGGAAACCGTAGTGGAACTGTTCGAAGGTGCGGAGATGGTTAAATTCGCGAAAAACGGGTCCGATGTGACCACTGCCGCCGTGAAGCTTTCACGCGCCGCCACGGGTAGGGACCTGGTGGCCATATGTGCGGATCACCCGTTTTTTTCGACCGACGACTGGTTCATCGGAACCACAGAACTATCTGCGGGAATCCCCATGGCCATCCGCGACCTGACGCTGACGTTTCGGTACAACGATGCCGACAGCGTGTCCTCCCTGTTCAAGGAGCACCCCGGGCGGATCGCCTGTGTGATCCTCGAACCCGCGACATCGGAAGAACCCGCAGGGGATTATCTCCATGCGGTGCAGCGGCTATGCAGGGAAAACGGAGCGGTCTTTATCCTGGACGAGATGATCACGGGGTTCCGGTGGAACATCGGAGGCGCTCAAAAACATTACGGCGTCGTCCCCGACCTCTCGGCGTTCGGAAAGGGGATGGCGAACGGTTTCTCTGTATCGGCATTGGTGGGGAAAAAGGAATTAATGGAATTGGGGGGGATCCATCATAATCGGGAGCGGGTTTTTCTCCTTTCCACGACCCATGGCGCGGAGACCCATGCGCTTGCCGCCGCTGCCGAGACCATCCGGGTCTACCGGCAGGAGGACGTCGTGGGATGCCTACATGTCCTAGGTGAGAGGCTTCGGAGCGGGATCGGGAAAGCGATCCGGGAAATCGGAATCGGCGATTATTTTCAGGTCATCGGGAGATCCTGCAACCTGGTCTATGTGACGAAGGATCCCGATGGAAACCGCTCCCAGCCTTTTCGTACGCTGTTCCTGCAGGAACTGATCAGGCGGGGGATTATCGCTCCCTCGTTCGTGGTGAGTTTCTCGCATGCCGATTCCGATATTGACAGGACAATCGAAGCCGTCAGCGGAGCATTGAGGGTTTATCGCAGCGCCTTGGAGGAGGGCATAGGGAAATACCTCAAGGGAAGACCGGTCAAGCCCGTCAACCGAAGGTTCAATTGACATGGCATCATCACTCCGTTGAAACGGAAAGGGAACCATGCGCGTAATCGTGACGGGATCGAACGGGTATATCGGCTCGGTGCTCGTCCCTTTGCTGGTGGGGAAGGGTCATGAAGTTCGGGGACTGGATAGTGACCTTTACGGAGCATGTACGTATGGGCCGGCGTTTCCCGAATTCCGATTCACAAAAAAAGACATTCGTGACGTCGATCTCTCCGACTTAAAGGGGTACGACGCGGTTATCCACTTGGCGGCGCTGTCCAACGATCCGCTGAGCGACCTGAATCCCGGTTTGACCTTCGAGATCAACCATGCGGCGTCCGTGAGGCTTGCAACCCTCGCGAAGGAAGCCGGCGTGAGCCGATTCCTTTTTTCCTCCTCCTGCAGCACCTATGGGGCATCCGGGGATGCCATCCTGAACGAAAGCGCTTCCTTCAACCCTGTGACGCCGTATGGGACGACCAAGGTCCTCGTGGAGAAGGATGTCTCAGTGCTTGCCGATCACACGTTCAGTCCCACGTTTCTTCGGAACGCCACCGCATACGGGATCTCCCCGAGGATGCGATTCGACCTCGTGCTCAACAATCTCGTCGCATGGGCCTACGCGTCCGGGATCGTTTATCTGAAAAGCGACGGCACCCCATGGCGTCCATTGGTCCACGTCGAGGACATCGCACGAGCCTTCATCACCATTCTCGAGGCGCCTCGGGAGACGGTCCACAACCAGGCATTCAATGTCGGTAGCAACGAGGAGAACTACCGGATCCTGGATCTGGCGAAGATCGTGGAGAAGACCGTCCAAGGTTGCCGGATAGAGTTTGCCAATGATGCGGGTCCCGACAAGCGGTGCTACAGGGTCGATTTCGGGAAGTTCCGATTCACGTTTCCGAACCATCCGCCGAAATGGAACGCCGGATCGGGGGCTGTTGATATTTACGAGTCCTACAGGAAGTACGGTATACGCCAGGAGGACTTCGAGGGATCGCGCTACAAGCGGATCGATCATATCAAACAATTGATTTCTACCGGACGGTTGGACGAATCTCTCCGCTGGATCGCAAAGCAACCATGAATAGGTCGCACGGCAACGGCGCCAACTGCAGGTTTTGCGGAGTCCCCCTGTCTCATACCTTCGTGGATCTCGGGATGTCCCCGCTGTGCGAAAGCTACCGCAATGCGGACCAGCTGAAACAGATGGAGCCCTTCTATCCGCTTCATGTGTACGTCTGCGGAAACTGCATCCTGGTGCAGCTCGAGGAGTTTGTCTCCCCGGAGAAGATCTTCACGGAGTACGCCTATTATTCCTCCTATTCGGACTCTTGGCTTTCCCATGCACGGTCGTACGTGGAGATGGTGTCGAGCCGGTTCGGGCTATCCGCGAAGAGCAATGTGGTGGAGCTCGCGAGCAACGACGGCTACCTTCTCCAGTATTTCGTCGGGAAGGGGATTCCCGTCCTGGGCGTGGAGCCTGCCGCGAATGTCGCAGCGGCTGCGGTCTCCAAAGGGGTCCCGACCCTTGTGAAATTTTTCGGCGAGCGAACGGCCCGGGATCTCGTATCCCGGGGAACGATAGCGGACCTCATCGTCGGGAATAACGTCCTGGCCCAGGTACCTGACCTGAACGATTTCGTCCGGGGGATGAAGATTCTGCTGAAGCCCGAAGGGGTCATCACGATGGAGTTCCCTCACCTCCTGCGGTTGATCGAAGAGAACCAGTTCGACACGATCTACCACGAGCACTTTTCCTACTTTTCCTTCCGGACGGCAGAGAGGATATTTTCCGCACACGGCCTGGTCCTCTTCGATGTCGAGGAGCTCCCGACCCACGGAGGATCGCTTCGGGTCTACGGTTGCCATGTCGATGACGAGTCGAAGGGGATGTGCGATACGGTCCGTCGGCTCAAGGAGAGAGAGTCCGCAGATGGTCTCGACACCCTTGGGCGATATTCATCCTTCGGCGAGAAAGTGAAGGAGACCAAGAGGAAACTGCTCGAGTTTCTTATCCGGGCAAAGCGGGAAGGGAAGCGGATTGCGGGGTACGGGGCGCCGGGCAAAGGGAACACGCTCCTCAATTACTGCGGCATCCGGACGGATTTCATCGACTTCACGGTGGACAGGAATCCATACAAGCAGGGAAAGTTTCTTCCGGGGACGCATATCCCCATTTATCCCCCGGAAAAGATCCGTCAGGAACGTCCGGACTTCGTGCTGATCATGCCCTGGAATTTCCGGGAGGAGATCATGCGGCAGCTCGAATACATCCGGGAGTGGGGCGGGAAATTCGTGGTCTTCATCCCCGAAGTGACAGTCTTACCTTGATATTCACGGAAACCCCGCTGAAGGGCTCCTACCTCGTTTCTCCGGAAAAGATAACAGATGAGAGAGGATTTTTCGCGCGATCTTGGTGCGAGAAGGAGTTCCGGGATGTGGGCTTGGCTTCTCGAATTGCGCAGTGCAGCATTTCGTACAATCGATTGAAAGGAACCTTGCGAGGGATGCATTACCAGGTCCCGCCCTTCGAAGAGGACAAACTGGTCCGATGCACCCGGGGGGCGATCCACGACGTGATCATCGACCTTCGTCATGATTCAAAATCTTTCGGGAAGCACTTCAGTGTCACGTTGACTTCCGTAAACAGGACCATGCTCTACATCCCCAAGGGATTCGCCCACGGGTTCCTTACCCTCGAGAATGACACGGAGATTTATTATCAGATGTCCGAGTTCTACGCTCCCGATTCCGCCAGGGGAGTCCGGTGGAACGATCCTGCATTTTCGATCGAGTGGCCTGGAAATGTGCTGATACTGTCGGAGAAAGACCGTTCCTATCCGGATTTCGACACGAAGAAGGCCGGCCACTGAATGTATCCTACGGATCCGATAAATGATCCTCTCCTTCGGGATGCAGGCAACTGGATGTACCGATTCATCGAAGAATTATACCCGATCTGTCGAAGCATCACCGGAGAGGGGACCCGTGAAACCTTGCGGCGTATCGCTCTTCAAATCCCCATCGGGATCCACGAGGTGGCTTCGGGCACAAAGGCGTTCGACTGGGCCGTCCCGAAAGAGTGGAATGTCCGGGATGCATATGTGCGAAA from bacterium encodes the following:
- a CDS encoding SDR family oxidoreductase, translated to MRVIVTGSNGYIGSVLVPLLVGKGHEVRGLDSDLYGACTYGPAFPEFRFTKKDIRDVDLSDLKGYDAVIHLAALSNDPLSDLNPGLTFEINHAASVRLATLAKEAGVSRFLFSSSCSTYGASGDAILNESASFNPVTPYGTTKVLVEKDVSVLADHTFSPTFLRNATAYGISPRMRFDLVLNNLVAWAYASGIVYLKSDGTPWRPLVHVEDIARAFITILEAPRETVHNQAFNVGSNEENYRILDLAKIVEKTVQGCRIEFANDAGPDKRCYRVDFGKFRFTFPNHPPKWNAGSGAVDIYESYRKYGIRQEDFEGSRYKRIDHIKQLISTGRLDESLRWIAKQP
- a CDS encoding glycosyltransferase family 9 protein; the protein is MPVISKVWPGMRVTWITRAESIQLLANNPYITEILPYGTDALVHLAARTFDKVINLDAGRISAALASMANAKEKIGYIVSDEGYVIGTNPAAEVWLKMGVFDDLKKANQRTYQEIMCSIAGLPTDGIRYVFELTEEEINNGRDQLQKMGVDLEKNIIGIFTGGGGRWVQKQWIEERFIDLILNLKQELGQSAVILLIGGPQEKEQNQRISSRVQGRAVDVGCDNTVRHVASLIRSCTVLLSGDSLPMHVALSMGRRVVVLFGPTSHSEIELFGLGEKVFADLDCLVCYKQVCDCKPNCMELITVDMVKQAILRQLSLS
- a CDS encoding glycosyltransferase, whose amino-acid sequence is MINLEPGMAYNLKEKIQKYIIWNDFTNIIVSKNMAYQEVKLKKEYDLFIAHCADIYDLLQVPAIRGWKNHCRTSICWIDELWIKNLPKYKHWLSALKNFDHIILGLNGTVEAISNLLERPCYWIPSGVDAIRFSPFPHSPTRVIDICNIGRIWEGIHQAMIKLAAEKKLFYVYDTFHVSDTETKNYRQHREMIANMAKRSKYFFVAPAKMNLFKETDGQIEVGSRYYEASAAGAVMLGNVPDCESFRSSFNWPDAVIEINPDGSDVSEVILSLSAQPERLLEISRRNASEALLRHDWVYRWRSVLDIAGLKPTPAMEIRENKLKLIAEQI
- a CDS encoding GMC family oxidoreductase N-terminal domain-containing protein gives rise to the protein MHHLIAATKGTLRRLIVAQLNFMFKKTENLLQKHSLNRINEVIRRNQMRPSNGTRWLISDEAALLEMLASLIVPSDEDTPGVNEMDVLGSSVTKTIETVIAGSTVRQNLYTEGLIAFDELAVSIYKSKFIELPVSKQMDLLKYLGISDKNPSKSSTSIGKLMKRLKVLPRMRDGSYPAIELFETLVQDVLSAFYTSEVSWIWLGYDGPPMPNGYPELLVPRTGKGTSGSGILRDLAASGYGIPAPYIPNKKEIIDVVVVGSGAGGGVVAKELAEAGLSVVVIEAGKRFNPFTDYPTDRTDFEVRAANVFDPDDKRRDLYTLTGPNWFIYNRAKGVGGSTLKYVGCSPRFHESDFRVFSEDGLAEDWPINYEDLEPFYSRVEYELGVSGPTDLEANPFDPPRSKPFPTAAHRFNMSSLVIKRGADKLGLHMVREPLALPSTDWNDRPACINAGTCIRGCSITAKSSIDVTYLRKAEKTRRVDIRSQCMAHRVTVGTDGKARGVVYFDKEGREHEVSARAVVLAGNAVETPRLLLLSKSSLFPAGLANSSGLVGKYFTEHLAVFALGLFSERMDPWRGTPTGGMIQDYYATKKANAFARGWTIYVSCNEQWPLSTAKQVPGWGVEHKRRTKQLFAHQVGLASVGEQLPDIRNQVTLDPVVKDLFGLPVPRLSIELGKNDRAMIKAIKESFVDILKAAGAIEILENELRPGGSCHYLGTCRMGSDPRRSVVNAWGRTHDVPNLFIADGSVFVTGAAVNPALTISALATRIAEGMTIAFQRGEL
- a CDS encoding glutamate-1-semialdehyde 2,1-aminomutase yields the protein MEDLSVNFSRSIELIRKCHSIIPGGCHTYSKGDDQFPEAAPSFIVRGKGCHVWDVDGNEFIEYGMGLRAVTLGHAYPPVVEAARKQILLGSNFTRPSLIEYELAETVVELFEGAEMVKFAKNGSDVTTAAVKLSRAATGRDLVAICADHPFFSTDDWFIGTTELSAGIPMAIRDLTLTFRYNDADSVSSLFKEHPGRIACVILEPATSEEPAGDYLHAVQRLCRENGAVFILDEMITGFRWNIGGAQKHYGVVPDLSAFGKGMANGFSVSALVGKKELMELGGIHHNRERVFLLSTTHGAETHALAAAAETIRVYRQEDVVGCLHVLGERLRSGIGKAIREIGIGDYFQVIGRSCNLVYVTKDPDGNRSQPFRTLFLQELIRRGIIAPSFVVSFSHADSDIDRTIEAVSGALRVYRSALEEGIGKYLKGRPVKPVNRRFN
- a CDS encoding glycosyltransferase family 4 protein, whose protein sequence is MTGGGDRPYALGLLSCLLSKDIHVDFIGSDELFDRNLMNHPKVFFLNLRGDQRPDASRWNKIIRVAKYYRKLIEYAYKTDSGLFHIIWLNKFIYFDRVVMNYYYKVLGKKIVHTAHNIDQQERDGKSDILNRFTLRIMYNLLDHIFVHTKKMKGQLVEQFGVDEKKISVIPFGINDTIPTTHLTKIQARQKLEIRDGEKVLLFFGNIAPYKGLEYLVLAMPILKEKLGHIKLIIAGRVKNCNSYWEKNQEMIVKNKLEDCVLARTEFIPDEDVEIYFKAADALILPYRSIYQSGVLFLSYNFGLPVIATDVGSLREDIIEGETGYLCPPEDPNSLALSIINYYESRLYKEIETNKYKIKNFAKEKYSWSKIGDITISAYNMYV
- a CDS encoding glycosyltransferase family 2 protein, producing MKNLVSILIPAFNADKYIYSTIQSVLSQTWQKKEIIVVDDGSTDNTYNIARRFESNIMKVVRQENSGASSARNNALRIAQGDYIQWIDSDDILFYDKISKQMDVAKAMNNNKILYSSSFGSFYYRTNNAKFISTSIWSDQKPVDWIIRKFTENVWMFPAAWLIPRELITDAGIWDTRLSLDDDGEYACRLVSCSNIVKFVSASKCFYRIGNFGSLSQQRSKKALDSLALSTELSVETLLKLEDSPRTREACSKLVMRRFKNVFCPDRIDIFYRLMKFASRKNIFLEEEEIRKYMEKKSFFSKNIKSLKILNKKISVGFYRNMDKLLYDLKKQQNT